One Streptosporangium sp. NBC_01495 DNA window includes the following coding sequences:
- a CDS encoding S9 family peptidase gives MRPEDLALLTIPGSVTLHGDLLLVDVARPDLEADAYPGSLWRVPADGPPVRFTSGDRDSAPSVSPDGAWVAFLRADADREGAPQLYVMPTGGGEAWPVTDLPLGAGVPVWAPDSRRIAFVARVAEPGRYGTEEGVGAAAEAPRRITGLRYRTEGIGFTFDRRQSLFTVNALADVPQPVRLTEGPYDVESPGWTPDGEHVLVSAPRDLDGESLHTDVYAVPSGGGAPILAVRSDGSAGHPVALPGGEVLYLGTEFSGVDAAARNTGLYRAPLRIGGTGEGGEVAAGTRLTEEESVDCEQLPPVPREDGVLVAVRTRGAVELRLVPSGALDAPLEKLVPVLGERARVRAFTSCGERIVAVVSTPSSPGEVVTPDGALTDFSGTLAGIRPLREITAVSADGYPVHGWLALPEGDGPHPVLLNVHGGPFHQHGWAFLDETQVYTGAGYAVVLPNPRGSCGYGQAHGRSVIGALGGVDADDVLALLDAALADPACDAERVGVMGGSYGGFMTSWLAARHGDRFRAAWSERAVNAWDSFTGSSDIGWFFAEAYCGPDPEAQRAMSPLYQADRITLPFAVVHSEDDIRCPVEQAQRMFVALRRNGVPAELLLFPGGGHELTRSGRPRHRLQRFEAVLEWWARHLS, from the coding sequence ATGCGCCCTGAAGACCTCGCCCTGCTCACCATCCCCGGCAGCGTCACGCTCCACGGCGACCTTCTCCTCGTCGACGTGGCCCGGCCCGACCTGGAGGCCGACGCCTACCCGGGAAGTCTGTGGCGGGTGCCCGCGGACGGCCCGCCCGTCCGGTTCACCTCCGGCGACCGCGACAGCGCGCCGAGCGTCTCCCCCGACGGCGCCTGGGTCGCCTTCCTGCGCGCCGACGCCGACCGCGAGGGCGCCCCGCAGCTGTACGTGATGCCCACCGGCGGTGGCGAGGCGTGGCCGGTCACCGATCTGCCGCTGGGCGCGGGCGTCCCGGTCTGGGCGCCGGACTCCCGCCGGATCGCGTTCGTCGCCCGGGTCGCCGAGCCCGGCCGGTACGGCACCGAGGAGGGGGTGGGCGCCGCGGCCGAGGCGCCCCGCCGGATCACCGGACTGCGCTACCGGACCGAGGGGATCGGTTTCACCTTCGACCGGCGGCAGAGCCTGTTCACGGTCAACGCCCTCGCCGACGTCCCTCAGCCGGTACGGCTGACCGAGGGGCCCTACGACGTGGAGTCTCCCGGCTGGACGCCGGACGGCGAGCACGTGCTGGTCTCGGCCCCCCGCGACCTGGACGGCGAGAGCCTGCACACGGACGTGTACGCGGTTCCGTCCGGTGGGGGCGCCCCGATCCTCGCGGTGCGCAGCGACGGCTCCGCCGGGCATCCCGTCGCCCTGCCCGGCGGGGAGGTGCTCTACCTCGGTACGGAGTTCTCCGGCGTCGACGCGGCGGCCCGCAACACGGGCCTCTACCGCGCGCCGCTGCGGATCGGCGGCACGGGCGAGGGCGGCGAGGTGGCGGCCGGGACCCGGCTGACCGAGGAGGAGTCGGTGGACTGCGAGCAGCTGCCTCCCGTACCCCGGGAGGACGGCGTCCTGGTCGCGGTGCGGACGCGCGGCGCGGTCGAGCTGCGCCTGGTGCCCTCCGGCGCCCTCGACGCGCCGCTGGAAAAGCTCGTCCCGGTCCTGGGTGAGCGGGCGAGGGTCAGGGCGTTCACCTCGTGCGGGGAGCGGATCGTCGCGGTGGTGTCCACGCCCTCGAGCCCCGGCGAGGTGGTCACCCCCGACGGGGCGCTGACCGACTTCTCGGGCACCCTCGCCGGGATCAGGCCACTGCGTGAGATCACCGCCGTCTCCGCCGACGGCTACCCGGTGCACGGCTGGCTGGCCCTGCCCGAGGGCGACGGGCCGCACCCGGTGCTGCTGAACGTGCACGGCGGCCCCTTCCATCAGCACGGGTGGGCGTTCCTGGACGAGACCCAGGTCTACACGGGCGCCGGGTACGCGGTGGTCCTGCCCAACCCGCGCGGCTCCTGCGGGTACGGCCAGGCGCACGGCCGGTCGGTGATCGGCGCGCTGGGCGGCGTGGACGCCGACGACGTGCTCGCCCTGCTGGACGCGGCGCTGGCCGACCCCGCGTGCGACGCCGAACGGGTGGGCGTGATGGGCGGCTCCTACGGCGGCTTCATGACGAGCTGGCTGGCCGCCCGCCACGGGGACCGGTTCAGGGCCGCCTGGAGCGAGCGCGCGGTCAACGCCTGGGACTCCTTCACCGGCTCCTCCGACATCGGCTGGTTCTTCGCCGAGGCCTACTGCGGCCCCGATCCGGAGGCCCAGCGCGCGATGAGCCCGCTCTACCAGGCCGACCGGATCACCCTGCCGTTCGCAGTGGTCCACTCCGAGGACGACATCCGCTGCCCGGTCGAGCAGGCGCAGCGGATGTTCGTCGCGCTGCGCCGCAACGGCGTCCCCGCCGAGCTCCTGCTCTTCCCCGGCGGGGGACACGAGCTCACGCGCAGCGGCCGCCCGAGGCACCGCCTGCAGCGCTTCGAGGCCGTCCTGGAGTGGTGGGCCCGCCACCTGTCCTGA